ATTCAACGAGATTGTTATGATGATCTAAATGACTCTCAAATTATTTGTATCTCATCACATGAGTCCTAACACTTCAAATAGAGCCATGTGGTCCCTCTCTTTGAGGCTCTCAGGGTCAAACGGGTTGCTGAGTAGGGGAAGCATTGTCCTTGGCCCCTATAAATGGTTATCTAGTTGACACTTGCACTTTACATTTGCTCACGTCTCAAACCTCCTCGAATGATAACTCAAGCTTTCGACATCCAAGCAACTAAGGTCCACGATGTTGCCTTCTTCAACTTTTTCCTCCAACTCCGCATACTCCGATAGGTTACTGATTCTATCACCACCCTAGAAGTTTGAGTCAAAGGACTCTGCCATAGTTGGCAAAGGCATAACACAAGATGGATTCACCTTTGAGGGGGTATTTTCTATCGAGGAGGTTGACTCGGCTCACTTTGAAGATAAAATTTCCATCATTGAGGTTGACCTATCTGAGTCCATGAAATTAGAGGAAAAAGTTGAAGACAACAATATTAGAGATCTTAGTTGCTTGGAGGTTGAGAGCTCGAGTTATCGTTTGAGGAGGTATGAGATGTGAGCAAATGTGTGATGTAAGTATTAACTATGCCACTATTTATAGGGATTAAGAGCAATACTTCCCCTACCTGGCCACTCATTCGGCTCTTAAGAGCCTTGAAGAGAGGGGTCACTTGAGACAATCGGAAGCTTAGGGAACATATGGCGAGATCTAAAGAGCTTGAGGGCCATTCAAATCATTATAGAAATCTTGTCATGACATGTTATGACATCGACCAGATTATAGATagttatgacatattaatagctcTCAGATCATGCCCAAATATGCCCAAGTTCGCCCATCACCAGGCTCGTGATTGATAATCATCATGCCACCTCGAGCAACTTTGTTTCCATTGGACAAATAGGTCTCCCTAACCTATGGTGTCCATAGTAAATGCCCACCAAGCACTACTTCCCGACCTAACTTTGTTATGCTCCTTAGCTCAAGAAGTATAGGGTATATGTTACGAGAAAAATAGCATGATTGATGTGTCAATACCATGTACCCAACATTTCAGGTCTATAAGGCCGACACCTTGGCTCCATGTGGCAAAGGAGTCACCTGGTCGACAACTCGGTTCTATGTGACAGACACATCAAGTCCACCTCAGCATCGCATGGGTATCCTATAGAGTAGAACCAACTATATGTGCCCAATTAATACCACGTGTCGAAAAGCTATGCAATCCTAAGGTTGGCTCGGGCTAGTAGTAGTTATAGTCAAATTCTTCTCTCCCAAAATCATACGATGTGATAAATGGATTAGAAGACTTCGAATATCTATTATAAAAGAAAACTAATAGGTATATCTTAGGATATTGAATACCTATAGTCAATTTATTTATTGATTTAAGTATTAGAAGAGCATTATCGAAAATATTTTGACGTAGTTTTATAAAATTTGGATGGCGTACGGAGGTGTTCATCTTAAAATCAACCCGAGAAAGAAATCAGATTGATTTCGAATCAGCTTATAACTCAAACAATCAAAAATCGACCTAACAATGTAGCATTTGTTTCTTCATTTGTACTCACAATATGCAGTGAGATTTCGTTCATCTATATACCTAAATCGGACTATGCTAAAACAGACATTGAACCCGTATACGAAACTCGATGAAACGTCGTTAAAGATGGAAAAAGAAAACCCACGTAATACTGAAAAAAGAAACACTCATATTAAGCCCTGATTCCTATTTCAAGATCCTTTAAATTACCTTACAATTCCTGCTAAACTGGAATCCATGTTCTGTCAATAACTTGATGAGACATGTGTcatagagtatatatatatatatatatatatatatatatatagcttgtgATTTTACAGGCATAGTTTACCATTGTCATCAGTTCAATCTCGATACAGAAGGGAAGGGAACAGGCAGTAACCCTTGATGAGAAAGGTGGAACCGGTACTACCCCTGTACAAAACTTGAAAGCTATTAGTCGAAGTTTCAGTACCTTTCAATGTACAAAAAGGAAAAGGCATGGCAGTCAGCAATACACCTCACAGAAGATGTGAGATGACTCCTTTATACCATGAACATCATTTAGATGTGGAATCAAAGGGTTAAGGTTATGAACTCTAAAACCTTTCCTCATCGACTACATTAACTTttcagaaatgaatcagaaactaCATAAGTTAACACTAAAACAGCCACTTAGGTTCAAAATGTTGAGCTAATACATGGAGATGATGATGCCTTTAATCTTGTGGACTGtttaatcaaagctttcaccTCTGATGGTGACAAATCAAGGCAACTGTGCGTGCAGGTCAAATCTAGATGGTGGACTTGCATGCATTATCTTGCTTGCCTCACCTTATATGAGCTTGCATCCAGTCTGCACTATTGTCTACCGAAACCCAAAGTCTAGTGGAATGGAATTATTACTGATGGTAGGAAGAGTGAACGCCCATTACTGCTGCAGTTTCATCGGTACTCTGCTTGTTTATTGCATGCATGACTCAGCTTCATGACCCCACTGTTGGGGAAGATCCCAAGTAGAAGTAGAGTTACACGATGGTATCTGTTGTGCATCTCTTTGTTACCAGGGAAGCCGCCCTTGGAGTTTGTGGAAGACAAAAGAAGCTTGAGGAAGTCCAGCCCTTTTTCTTTGCTGTTTCTTCTGATTGCTACATGCATGGTGCTTGGTATAAGGAATTGGAACTTGCAATTACAAAAGAAATCAAATTCTCTGATTCAAGTTACTCCAAATATGTAAACAACACATTAATTCCACAATCTCAGGTAACTCACACAAAGAGATTCGTTCCAATAGAGTACAATCATTCTTTCTTTTATTGGAATATGGTATTTGAAACCTTTGTGTTTTCTGTTCTATCCCAGTATAATTTTGTTCATGTATCTATCTCACTGAATGCCCAATGTTTATCTACTACCTGTTCAAGTGTGAGGAAGCTAGTCTTTGTTGAGGTTTTATTTTGATAAGCAATCAACAATTTACTTACCAAAATAAAATTATTGTTACTAAGCAAATGATTGTCTTCCAATTCTAATACATTAGGCAATTACTTGATTAATGTTTTTGACTATGCCATTGAGTTTCTTAAAATGAACCAGTCACTTTCTTTTTTCCATATTATCTTACATATATTTGTTAACAATtggattattataaagataaatatatttaCAAAATAAGATTTAGAGTCAAGTGGAATATATGCAAGTTATTATttgtgaaatatatatatatatatatataaataatatatattgctACATAACTCTATCACTAATAATAAAAGACAGATAGATTTTACTAAATTAAATTAAGATATAAGTGGAACTCAGTCCTCATACCAAAGAAGCCATCAATACCCAATAAGTAAACCATGCTCATTCCAACAATGAAGAAGATTATAGTCCATATAGCTCAAGACTCTTTTAACTTTGGTCGTGGCTTCAAGCCCCACCATGGCATCGTACTCTTGTCGACATTACCCATATCGATGTGATTGGCTTAAATATGTGTGATGTATCATAGGAAATACCATTCAGATGCAATCATTAGTCATGCTAtgctattatttttattaagaattatTTCATCTATTAGCAATTAGTTCATCTCTTAAGAATGTATAGAGCTATGCATATATGCATGCACATATAAATATAACATGCCACGacttagaaaagaaaaagataaataaaaataaagcgACACTAtagtattaaatatataaaaaatttaaagatattataTCAACAATTTAATGTATTCTTAGTTTTAATTGTAAGATCAAACAACCATATATAGGAGCTTGTTTCTCTTCTATGTTAGTTTATAAAGGCTAATTAAATATATCGTACcagcatatataaaaaaaaagaaatataagaaaACTTAAGACCTTCGTGCATTGTGAATGACCACAATTGTGCTTGCGATTTGGGCACTCTCACTTCACACACATATCCTGTGTTCCCATGAATCATTGAACTAAATCAAAGTTAATTTCACGTAAAGTTCATATCATCGAACTGAATCGAAGTGTACAACTCTGGAGGAGTACGATGAAAGCCATGAATGGGCACCTATGGTGTTTCTTTCTTGCTTAAATCGAAGGCCTGCTCTGCTCTTGGGCAAAGATTGAAGAGATGCAGCAGGGTAGCAAAACAGACAACAAACAGGCACACTACACAATTCAATCATCGAAGAATCCTAAATCCAAATATTAAAGGCGACAAAGTCTGTGAAGAGTATAGAGTTTGAGCGAGCTCTCAAATAGAGAGGAAACGAAAGGAAGAACTAACAAGTTAGTGATACCAACGGGCGTGCCTTGGCCTCTTGCTGAGAGTCGAAGCAGGGGAAACCTGCGGCACCGTGAATGCGTCTTCGCTCCACAGCTCTCGCCCCGCTTACACCCCTTCATGGGAGATAAGATAAGAGACACCTCCTTGCCAGCGTTCGATGCACGGTAGCCGGCGCCGCCGGGAGGGGAACCCGGCGGAGTGAACTGCGGCGCGTGGCGCGCCCAGATAGGATACTTCTCCGACACTGTTCCCGGGCGGCCGCTGTCCAGATCCGTCTCTACGAATCGCAGCAGCTCGTCCGCCTGCGCCATAAAAATCCgattttttatcttcttcgaGCGAAAAAGATGCAATTTTTGTGGTGGATTGACGCGGAACTGCTTGGAGACCAGGTGGCAATAGGCAGTTGCATGGCGACAGAGCTAGGAGAAACCTTCGTCGTCGACCAGCAGGTCGTCGACGCGCCAGCCCGGGCACATCTTGATGAGGTACTCCGAGATGTTGCTGGTGACCGTCGTCGTGCTGCTGCTGGTGAAAGTCATGGGGGAGGAAACATCTGCAACCAATGCCGTTGTTTGATTGTTCATGGTCATGATGGTTTTGGTCGCAGCTTTAGTCGCCGTAGCCTCCGGAAcaggggagggagaggaggagacgGGAGCGGCGGAGAGCCGGACGCCGGTGAGGATGAACCTGTTGTGCTTCATGGTGAGATGATTAGCGCTGTGAACAGAAACATCGCAATCCCTGCAAAGAATCGCCCGGTCCTCTTGACAGAACAAGAACCCTCGATTCTCCTACGATTCccataaaccaaaaaaaaaaaaatcaaaagatttcCTCTGCCAATCGCAACACCGGTCGGTAGGGAAGGGATCAAAATCGCGTCTTGGAATCAGGGCAAACCTGGCAGATATCGCAGACCGGGTGGGACTGGGCGGAGGGGGCGGAGAGCGAGAGGCGGCGGTGCTCACCGGCCAGCTTGTTCGCCGGGTGCACACGCAGGTCGCAGGCTTCGCAGAGGGCGGTCTCGTCGGCGCAGCAGAAGGCCGAGGCCTCCTCCTTGCAGCACACGTCGCACAGTATCTTCATCGCGCTCCTCTCTTCTACGGTGGTCGAGGAGGAAATGGAAGGCCTCGTGCGAGAAGCTGACGGCGGAATAGTTGAAATCAGTGCGTGTCGCAGCGAGGAGGAGAATGGAGCTACAAATTAAAGTGGCAGGAGAAGAGGGAAGCAATGGGATGGCGTTGGAATCGATGCTCTTGAGAGATCCTCCAGCAACAATATTTTCTTTTGGTCTCCAAAGTTTGCAGAGGCTGATGTTTCACAATCAAAAGTTTTGGCCATATCTTATTCTAAATTTGCATTGATATTGTTGAATTTGGTTGTTcttttaaaatctcataaatTAAAAGATAACCTTTTTCAATCTTTTTGTGCTCCACTCTTCCACCTTTACAAGCAGGTCTGACAAAACTGTTGATCCATTCTTGCAAAGAATATACAAATCTCCCAAGAATTATAATATAATCTATCTGCCAAGAAGTTTTGTACTCAATTCAGTAATAATTTCAAACTGATAAATACATTTTTTTCTGGTGAATTGGAGCCTTCAGTTGATGAAACAAAGAGAAAAGTC
This genomic stretch from Musa acuminata AAA Group cultivar baxijiao chromosome BXJ3-9, Cavendish_Baxijiao_AAA, whole genome shotgun sequence harbors:
- the LOC103998549 gene encoding B-box zinc finger protein 20-like isoform X2, whose protein sequence is MKILCDVCCKEEASAFCCADETALCEACDLRVHPANKLAGEHRRLSLSAPSAQSHPVCDICQENRGFLFCQEDRAILCRDCDVSVHSANHLTMKHNRFILTGVRLSAAPVSSSPSPVPEATATKAATKTIMTMNNQTTALVADVSSPMTFTSSSTTTVTSNISEYLIKMCPGWRVDDLLVDDEAIKNRIFMAQADELLRFVETDLDSGRPGTVSEKYPIWARHAPQFTPPGSPPGGAGYRASNAGKEAGRELWSEDAFTVPQVSPASTLSKRPRHARWYH
- the LOC103998549 gene encoding B-box zinc finger protein 20-like isoform X1, producing MKILCDVCCKEEASAFCCADETALCEACDLRVHPANKLAGEHRRLSLSAPSAQSHPVCDICQENRGFLFCQEDRAILCRDCDVSVHSANHLTMKHNRFILTGVRLSAAPVSSSPSPVPEATATKAATKTIMTMNNQTTALVADVSSPMTFTSSSTTTVTSNISEYLIKMCPGWRVDDLLVDDEGGRAAAIRRDGSGQRPPGNSVGEVSYLGAPRAAVHSAGFPSRRRRLPCIERWQGGVSYLISHEGV